One genomic region from Magallana gigas chromosome 3, xbMagGiga1.1, whole genome shotgun sequence encodes:
- the LOC105317394 gene encoding cell division cycle-associated protein 3 isoform X4, whose amino-acid sequence MGISGSKDNEGDFCTPPKIGTHRRIIDHDLDPRSPSTAIARTPIVVDKTPEGMLDPRSPTVGITRTPITSLSGVTNDQAPLMLHDETDLTKIDDETEDTDKLLEDLEALQDLNKLEITDLLEKQKKVNKALTSTAVKDVPSSKLPASKETKNKIFEDAPLRVSKGPAKNPQPKQLFPSKRLVSGNKDNTRSPLATRTLDMNSPRILVQQKQSKNFESQKAKSCALEAVSRRMNKENVNM is encoded by the exons ATGGGAATTTCTGGCAGTAAAGACAATGAAGGGGACTTCTGCACCCCTCCTAAGATTGGAACACATCGACGCATAATTGATCACGATCTAGATCCCCGTTCTCCATCTACTGCAATTGCCAGGACACCTATAGTAGTGGACAAGACACCTGAAGGAATGCTGGATCCCCGGTCACCCACAGTGGGAATAACCAGGACACCAATTACGTCACTGTCTG GTGTGACAAATGACCAGGCTCCGTTAATGTTGCACGATGAAACAGACCTCACAAAAATCGATGATGAGACGGAAGACACAGATAAACTACTGGAGGATCTGGAGGCCCTACAGGACCTGAATAAGCTTGAGATAACAGATCTGTTGGAGAAACAGAAGAAAGTTAATAAAGCCCTCACCAGTACAGCCGTGAAAGATGTTCCCTCCAGTAAACTGCCTGCTAGTAAAGAAactaaaaataagatatttgaaG ATGCTCCTTTAAGAGTTTCAAAAGGACCAGCCAAAAATCCCCAACCCAAGCAATTATTTCCAAGCAAGAGATTGGTGTCTGGCAACAAAGACAATACTCGATCCCCCTTGGCAACCAGAACCCTGGACATGAACTCTCCACGAATTCTTGTTCAACAGAAACAATCCAAAAACTTCGAATCCCAGAAAGCAAAGAGTTGTGCATTGGAGGCAGTTTCTAGGAGGATGAACAAGGAGAATGTAAATATGTGA
- the LOC105317394 gene encoding cell division cycle-associated protein 3 isoform X1 encodes MGISGSKDNEGDFCTPPKIGTHRRIIDHDLDPRSPSTAIARTPIVVDKTPEGMLDPRSPTVGITRTPITSLSGNHAGVTNDQAPLMLHDETDLTKIDDETEDTDKLLEDLEALQDLNKLEITDLLEKQKKVNKALTSTAVKDVPSSKLPASKETKNKIFEDAPLRVSKGPAKNPQPKQLFPSKRLVSGNKDNTRSPLATRTLDMNSPRILVQQKQSKNFESQKAKSCALEAVSRRMNKENVNM; translated from the exons ATGGGAATTTCTGGCAGTAAAGACAATGAAGGGGACTTCTGCACCCCTCCTAAGATTGGAACACATCGACGCATAATTGATCACGATCTAGATCCCCGTTCTCCATCTACTGCAATTGCCAGGACACCTATAGTAGTGGACAAGACACCTGAAGGAATGCTGGATCCCCGGTCACCCACAGTGGGAATAACCAGGACACCAATTACGTCACTGTCTGGTAACCAtg CAGGTGTGACAAATGACCAGGCTCCGTTAATGTTGCACGATGAAACAGACCTCACAAAAATCGATGATGAGACGGAAGACACAGATAAACTACTGGAGGATCTGGAGGCCCTACAGGACCTGAATAAGCTTGAGATAACAGATCTGTTGGAGAAACAGAAGAAAGTTAATAAAGCCCTCACCAGTACAGCCGTGAAAGATGTTCCCTCCAGTAAACTGCCTGCTAGTAAAGAAactaaaaataagatatttgaaG ATGCTCCTTTAAGAGTTTCAAAAGGACCAGCCAAAAATCCCCAACCCAAGCAATTATTTCCAAGCAAGAGATTGGTGTCTGGCAACAAAGACAATACTCGATCCCCCTTGGCAACCAGAACCCTGGACATGAACTCTCCACGAATTCTTGTTCAACAGAAACAATCCAAAAACTTCGAATCCCAGAAAGCAAAGAGTTGTGCATTGGAGGCAGTTTCTAGGAGGATGAACAAGGAGAATGTAAATATGTGA
- the LOC105317395 gene encoding ubiquitin carboxyl-terminal hydrolase 5 has protein sequence MEDLMPHLAKIKAPFGQEKVYKEECAFSFDNPETETGLYVCMSTFLGLGKKYVEWFYNKTGNAVFLHIRRIRKEIEKTSESPPEKKPTKLAIGVEGGFNPDEKQFEFEETISIVILPKWKVIPYPSPELPDIAKISAEAIMGAEDPLKAAEAAAMANTWEGEERKVSKYADSLKQLDNGRKIPPTGWKCEMCDLTSNLWLNLTDGSILCGRRFFDGSGGNNHAVDYYKKTGYPLAVKLGTITPEGADVYSYDEDDMVLDPHLDKHLAHFGINIRALEKTEKTMMELEIDINQKVGEWDVIQEAGSKLCPLYGPGYTGMRNLGNSCYLNSTMQVLFSIPDFEKRYTTSSFESIPNDPTSDFTLQMTKLGNGLLSGDYSKPPVEGVDERLQPPSGIRPQMFKTLVGKGHPEFSTKRQQDAQEFFLHIINILEKNTRGTVNPADCFKFQVEDRVQCTQSNKVKYASRSEYCLSLPIPMEATTNKDEVAMFEAKKLEAQGKILDPKEIVRPKIPMSTCIESFAAFETVEDFYSSAIKGKTLAKKSTRLSTFPDYLMVHLKKFTIGDDWVPKKLDISVDVPDNLDLSSIRGRGLQSGEEELPQEAEAPQEVQLDESVVFQLVEMGFPMEACKKAVFNTNNSGLESAMNWVMEHMEDPDFNSPFVPPGSKPKSGSFVPSEEGVAMVMAMGFSRDQAVKALKNTDNNVERAVDWIFSHTDELDTPMETEAGGDTVPNTTYRDGEGKYKLVAFISHMGTSTMVGHYVCHIKKEGRWVIYNDEKVALSEHPPRDLAYLYLYQRL, from the exons ATGGAGGACTTAATGCCACATCTAGCTAAAATCAAAGCTCCCTTTGGTCAGGAGAAGGTTTACAAGGAAGAATGTgctttttcatttgataatccA GAGACAGAAACAGGCCTGTATGTGTGCATGTCAACCTTTCTTGGCCTTGGAAAGAAGTATGTGGAATGGTTTTACAATAAGACAGGCAATGCAGTTTTCTTACACATCAGAAGAATACGTAAAGAA ATTGAAAAGACCAGTGAATCACCTCCAGAGAAAAAGCCTACAAAATTAGCCATAg GAGTTGAAGGAGGTTTTAATCCAGATGAGaaacaatttgaatttgaagAAACCATATCCATTGTAATACTGCCTAAATGGAAGGTGATTCCCTATCCAAGCCCAGAGTTACCTGACATCGCTAAGATTTCAGCAGAGGCCATAATGGGAGCAGAGGACCCACTAAAGGCAGCAGAAGCAGCGGCCATGGCAAACACATGGGAGGGAGAGGAGAGAAAAGTCTCCAA GTATGCTGACAGTTTGAAGCAGTTAGACAATGGGAGAAAGATCCCTCCCACAGGCTGGAAGTGTGAGATGTGTGATCTGACCTCTAACCTTTGGTTGAATCTCACAGATGGCAGCATTTTATGCGGGAGACGGTTCTTTGATGGGAGTGGTGGAAATAATCATGCCGTGGATTACTATAAGAAAACAGGCTACCCTCTGGCTGTCAAACTAGGAACAATAACCCCAGAGGGAGCTG ATGTTTACTCTTATGATGAAGACGATATGGTTTTGGATCCACATCTAGATAAACATTTAGCTCATTTTGGAATCAATATAAGAGCACTAGAGAAG ACAGAGAAAACTATGATGGAGTTGGAGATAGACATAAACCAGAAGGTGGGCGAGTGGGACGTGATACAGGAAGCTGGCAGCAAGTTGTGTCCCCTGTACGGCCCCGGTTACACAGGAATGAGGAACCTGGGCAACAGCTGTTACCTCAACTCCACCATGCAGGTCCTCTTCTCCATCCCAGACTTCGAGAAGAG ATACACAACTTCATCCTTTGAGAGCATTCCAAATGATCCTACATCAGACTTTACTCTACAAAT GACAAAACTAGGCAATGGACTGTTATCAGGAGATTACTCTAAACCACCTGTAGAAGGTGTAGATGAAAGATTACAG CCTCCCTCAGGCATCCGTCCACAAATGTTTAAGACTTTGGTAGGCAAGGGTCATCCTGAGTTTTCTACAAAGAGACAGCAAGATGCCCAAGAGTTCTTCCTTCACATTATCAACATTTTAGAG AAAAATACCAGAGGCACTGTGAACCCAGCTGACTGTTTCAAATTCCAAGTGGAGGATCGTGTGCAGTGTACACAGAGTAATAAAGTGAAATACGCGAGTCGCTCCGAATACTGCCTGTCTCTCCCCATCCCAATGGAGGCAACCACAAACAAAG ATGAAGTAGCTATGTTTGAAGCAAAGAAATTAGAAGCTCAGGGAAAGATATT AGACCCAAAAGAAATTGTTAGGCCGAAAATTCCTATGTCTACATGTATTGAAAGCTTTGCAGCATTTGAAACAGTAGAAGACTTTTACAGCAGTGCAATAAAGGGCAAAACATTGGCTAAAAA ATCTACAAGACTTTCTACCTTTCCGGATTATTTAATGGTACACTTAAAGAAATTTACTATTGGAGATGACTGGGTACCCAAAAAGTTAG ATATTTCTGTTGATGTCCCAGACAACCTTGACCTTTCTTCCATTCGAGGTCGAGGCCTTCAGTCAGGAGAAGAAGAGCTTCCACAGGAAGCAGAGGCTCCACAAG AAGTACAGTTAGATGAAAGTGTGGTCTTTCAACTGGTAGAAATGGGGTTCCCCATGGAAGCTTGTAAAAAAGCCGTGTTCAACACCAACAACAGTGGGCTGGAGTCGGCCATGAACTGGGTCATGGAACATATGGAGGATCCAG ATTTTAACTCTCCATTTGTTCCTCCTGGAAGTAAACCAAAGTCAGGAAGCTTTGTTCCAAGTGAGGAAGGAGTTGCCATGGTGATGGCTATGGGATTCAGTCGAGACCAAGCAGTCAAGGCTTTAAAGAACACA GATAACAATGTAGAGAGAGCTGTGGACTGGATATTTAGTCACACAGATGAACTGGACACGCCCATGGAGACGGAGGCCGGGGGAGACACAGTGCCTAATACTACATACAGGGACGGGGAGGGAA AGTACAAATTGGTAGCTTTTATTAGTCACATGGGTACCTCAACAATGGTAGGACACTATGTCTGCCATATTAAGAAGGAAGGACGCTGGGTCATCTACAATGACGAGAAAGTTGCGTTGTCGGAACATCCTCCTCGGGATCTGGCCTATCTTTATCTGTATCAGCGACTGTGA
- the LOC105326479 gene encoding DNA fragmentation factor subunit alpha produces MSESRPFKIWNSDRSIKKGTVAATLEDLLKKGRQLLGIPESEPISAVLEEDGTEISDEDYFAFIRHNTTIMLLRTGQKWMPAGADDPFGGDEVDNLDCNMEISDRLKHLIAGLQKNITRIITLSNDDLQLIVEMDVALLAHLLQDTENFAKSIQEACQRHLDERTQTAEAMDLLRLYHTARQSSPYVEDTGPKRQKHAHT; encoded by the exons ATGTCAGAGTCACGCCCATTTAAGATATGGAATTCTGATAGATCAATTAAAAAGGGAACAGTGGCAGCTACATTAGAGGATTTACTGAAAAAAG GGAGGCAGTTATTAGGAATTCCAGAATCTGAACCAATCTCAGCAGTTCTGGAGGAGGATGGGACAGAAATCTCAGATGAAGATTACTTTGCATTTATCCGTCACAACACAACCATAATGCTGCTGAGAACTGGACAAAAATGGATGCCAGCGGGAGCAG ATGATCCATTTGGAGGGGATGAGGTAGACAACCTTGATTGTAATATGGAAATATCAGACAGACTGAAACATCTAATCGCTGGTCTACAGAAAAACATCACCAGAATTATCACTCTGTCCAATGACGACCTACAG TTAATTGTAGAAATGGATGTTGCCTTGTTAGCCCATCTTCTACAAGACACTGAGAATTTTGCCAAATCCATCCAGGAAGCCTGCCAGCGACATTTAGATGAAAGAACTCAAACAGCAGAGGCCATGGATTTGTTACGACTGTATCACACCGCTCGACAATCCAGTCCGTACGTGGAGGATACCGGGCCGAAGCGACAGAAACATGCTCATACATGA
- the LOC105317393 gene encoding peroxisomal membrane protein PEX14 encodes MAEDEAKSVEIPKEILAPPDGPREDMISTAVKFLQNPKVRKSPLHQKKAFLERKGLSKEEIEMAVQRSGVTEENIANTPSNQNTVTPYGAPIPGQGPQVYQQLAPYSGWTRMRDILSIIALAGGLSYAAYRFYKEVIRPLLFGKSKEENRLEKMERTMTELQQSIVTTLATVQESLTVLQGMVSKQDEKLQAISHDVYNKQSSETLSRVQESHVTSEIKQELTSIKGLLLNRRQFPPTPVSSPVLPAWQLSSNTPSAAAPTKTLVTPGGDREISEDALLNSNEKDRSEDDQKPVEVQVSSTSLAENTAAQESDSLNTDVITTENIQQDDEEVD; translated from the exons ATGGCGGAAGATGAGGCAAAG agtgttgaaataccaaaagAAATATTGGCACCACCAGATGGGCCCAGAGAAGACATG ATATCAACAGCTgtcaaatttcttcaaaatccAAAAGTAAGAAAAAGTCCATTACACCAGAAGAAGGCATTTCTTGAGAGGAAAG GTCTTTCAAAGGAAGAGATAGAAATGGCAGTTCAGAGGTCAGGGGTCACAGAGGAGAACATAGCTAATACCCCTAGCAATCAGAACACAGTCACCCCTTATGGGGCCCCTATTCCTGGACAAGGACCTCAGGTCTACCAACAAT TAGCACCATACAGTGGTTGGACTAGGATGAGAGATATTCTTTCAATCATTGCATTGGCTGGTGGACTGTCCTATGCAGCTTACAGATTCTATAAG GAAGTAATACGACCATTGTTGTTTGGAAAATCAAAAGAAGAGAACAGGCTAGAGAAAATGGAAAGAACAATGACTGAATTACAGCAAAGCATTGTTACAACCCTGGCTACAGTCCAGGAGTCCCTGACAGTTTTACAGGGCATGGTCAGCAAGCAAGACGAAAAACTGCAGGCCATATCACATGACGTTTACAATAAACAG TCTTCAGAGACCCTTTCTAGAGTACAAGAATCCCACGTCACTTCAGAAATCAAGCAAGAACTGACATCCATCAAAGGACTGCTTCTGAACAG aCGACAGTTTCCTCCCACACCAGTTTCATCACCTGTGTTACCTGCCTGGCAACTTTCCAGTAATACCCCAAGTGCAGCTGCACCAACAAAAACGCTAGTGACCCCTGGTGGTGACAGAGAGATATCGGAGGATGCTCTGCTGAACAGTAATGAAAAAGACAGATCAGAGGATGATCAAAAG CCAGTTGAAGTACAGGTCAGTTCGACCAGTTTAGCAGAAAACACTGCTGCTCAAGAGAGTGATTCATTAAACACGGATGTGATAACAACAGAAAACATTCAACAAGATGATGAAGAAGTGGACTAA
- the LOC105317394 gene encoding cell division cycle-associated protein 3 isoform X2, whose product MGISGSKDNEGDFCTPPKIGTHRRIIDHDLDPRSPSTAIARTPIVVDKTPEGMLDPRSPTVGITRTPITSLSGNHGVTNDQAPLMLHDETDLTKIDDETEDTDKLLEDLEALQDLNKLEITDLLEKQKKVNKALTSTAVKDVPSSKLPASKETKNKIFEDAPLRVSKGPAKNPQPKQLFPSKRLVSGNKDNTRSPLATRTLDMNSPRILVQQKQSKNFESQKAKSCALEAVSRRMNKENVNM is encoded by the exons ATGGGAATTTCTGGCAGTAAAGACAATGAAGGGGACTTCTGCACCCCTCCTAAGATTGGAACACATCGACGCATAATTGATCACGATCTAGATCCCCGTTCTCCATCTACTGCAATTGCCAGGACACCTATAGTAGTGGACAAGACACCTGAAGGAATGCTGGATCCCCGGTCACCCACAGTGGGAATAACCAGGACACCAATTACGTCACTGTCTGGTAACCAtg GTGTGACAAATGACCAGGCTCCGTTAATGTTGCACGATGAAACAGACCTCACAAAAATCGATGATGAGACGGAAGACACAGATAAACTACTGGAGGATCTGGAGGCCCTACAGGACCTGAATAAGCTTGAGATAACAGATCTGTTGGAGAAACAGAAGAAAGTTAATAAAGCCCTCACCAGTACAGCCGTGAAAGATGTTCCCTCCAGTAAACTGCCTGCTAGTAAAGAAactaaaaataagatatttgaaG ATGCTCCTTTAAGAGTTTCAAAAGGACCAGCCAAAAATCCCCAACCCAAGCAATTATTTCCAAGCAAGAGATTGGTGTCTGGCAACAAAGACAATACTCGATCCCCCTTGGCAACCAGAACCCTGGACATGAACTCTCCACGAATTCTTGTTCAACAGAAACAATCCAAAAACTTCGAATCCCAGAAAGCAAAGAGTTGTGCATTGGAGGCAGTTTCTAGGAGGATGAACAAGGAGAATGTAAATATGTGA
- the LOC105317394 gene encoding cell division cycle-associated protein 3 isoform X3: MGISGSKDNEGDFCTPPKIGTHRRIIDHDLDPRSPSTAIARTPIVVDKTPEGMLDPRSPTVGITRTPITSLSAGVTNDQAPLMLHDETDLTKIDDETEDTDKLLEDLEALQDLNKLEITDLLEKQKKVNKALTSTAVKDVPSSKLPASKETKNKIFEDAPLRVSKGPAKNPQPKQLFPSKRLVSGNKDNTRSPLATRTLDMNSPRILVQQKQSKNFESQKAKSCALEAVSRRMNKENVNM, encoded by the exons ATGGGAATTTCTGGCAGTAAAGACAATGAAGGGGACTTCTGCACCCCTCCTAAGATTGGAACACATCGACGCATAATTGATCACGATCTAGATCCCCGTTCTCCATCTACTGCAATTGCCAGGACACCTATAGTAGTGGACAAGACACCTGAAGGAATGCTGGATCCCCGGTCACCCACAGTGGGAATAACCAGGACACCAATTACGTCACTGTCTG CAGGTGTGACAAATGACCAGGCTCCGTTAATGTTGCACGATGAAACAGACCTCACAAAAATCGATGATGAGACGGAAGACACAGATAAACTACTGGAGGATCTGGAGGCCCTACAGGACCTGAATAAGCTTGAGATAACAGATCTGTTGGAGAAACAGAAGAAAGTTAATAAAGCCCTCACCAGTACAGCCGTGAAAGATGTTCCCTCCAGTAAACTGCCTGCTAGTAAAGAAactaaaaataagatatttgaaG ATGCTCCTTTAAGAGTTTCAAAAGGACCAGCCAAAAATCCCCAACCCAAGCAATTATTTCCAAGCAAGAGATTGGTGTCTGGCAACAAAGACAATACTCGATCCCCCTTGGCAACCAGAACCCTGGACATGAACTCTCCACGAATTCTTGTTCAACAGAAACAATCCAAAAACTTCGAATCCCAGAAAGCAAAGAGTTGTGCATTGGAGGCAGTTTCTAGGAGGATGAACAAGGAGAATGTAAATATGTGA